A part of Pectinatus sottacetonis genomic DNA contains:
- a CDS encoding multidrug efflux MFS transporter encodes MIKIFKAGVTLENWKRNLFICWLGSFATTSALSQIAPVLPLFIKNLGMHDMAQIETWSGIAFGSTTFVMAFFSPFWGKLADKYGRKPMLLRASLGMAIVVGSISLVNSVYQLVGLRILMGTISGFNSGAITLIATQTPENKAGWALGTLSTGTISGMLLGPLMGGYLVELLGIRSIFIVMGLFLLIAFFLTLFFVQEDFTPPQKALMSFGNIWHILPDKTLIIGMFITTFIIQAALFSIEPIITVYISSLAPQTEHLAFISGLVFASSGFSSILAAPLLGRLSDRIGAHKIILASLICATILFIPQAFVKNEWQLMGLRFLIGIPTGAMLPSINTILKQNIPPEIAGRMFSYNQTAQFLGVFCGSVLGGQIAAHSGIRNLFFFTSFLLFVNLIGVREFIYKRADDKFTHTISHSM; translated from the coding sequence ATGATAAAAATATTTAAAGCAGGTGTTACATTGGAAAATTGGAAACGAAATTTATTTATCTGCTGGCTAGGATCATTCGCAACTACATCAGCCCTGAGCCAGATCGCACCTGTACTGCCTCTTTTTATAAAAAATCTGGGTATGCATGATATGGCTCAAATAGAAACCTGGTCAGGTATTGCTTTTGGCAGTACCACATTTGTAATGGCATTTTTTTCACCCTTTTGGGGGAAATTAGCTGATAAATACGGCAGAAAACCTATGCTTTTGCGGGCTAGTCTAGGCATGGCAATAGTCGTTGGCAGTATCAGTTTAGTTAATTCTGTTTATCAGCTCGTGGGACTGCGTATCTTAATGGGTACTATTTCCGGTTTTAATTCTGGTGCTATAACCTTAATAGCTACACAAACACCTGAAAATAAAGCTGGCTGGGCATTAGGTACATTATCAACAGGTACTATAAGCGGTATGCTTTTGGGTCCGCTTATGGGTGGGTATCTAGTAGAACTCTTAGGTATACGCAGTATATTTATTGTGATGGGTTTATTCTTACTCATTGCCTTTTTTTTGACACTTTTTTTCGTTCAGGAAGATTTCACTCCACCCCAAAAAGCACTTATGTCTTTTGGTAATATCTGGCACATTTTACCTGATAAGACCCTAATCATTGGAATGTTTATAACAACGTTTATTATACAAGCTGCCCTTTTTTCTATAGAACCTATAATTACAGTTTATATATCATCTCTAGCTCCGCAAACAGAACATCTTGCCTTTATCTCGGGGCTGGTATTCGCTTCCTCGGGTTTTTCCAGCATACTTGCCGCTCCATTGCTAGGACGATTATCTGACCGAATTGGTGCACATAAAATTATTTTGGCATCTCTTATCTGTGCAACTATTTTATTTATCCCCCAGGCTTTTGTAAAAAATGAATGGCAGTTAATGGGACTGCGATTTCTGATAGGTATCCCTACAGGTGCTATGCTGCCATCCATCAATACCATATTAAAACAAAATATTCCGCCTGAAATTGCCGGCCGCATGTTTAGCTATAATCAGACAGCCCAATTTCTTGGTGTATTTTGTGGTTCTGTCTTAGGTGGACAAATTGCTGCCCATTCTGGTATACGTAACTTATTCTTTTTTACCAG
- a CDS encoding MarR family winged helix-turn-helix transcriptional regulator, with protein sequence MERIIIMEEEKLNELHMMIHRLSSLRERFFYHVNDNLLLPPGQSRVIRFLSEYGAIRQNELAEKLAIRPGSLSELLGKLVKNEYIEKITCLDDKRKIIVRLTKKGRETSLIYHAAHLKFLNKMFAILSDTEFESLCKILTKLVKSWEILCKTELKNK encoded by the coding sequence ATGGAGAGAATAATTATTATGGAAGAAGAAAAATTAAATGAACTGCATATGATGATTCATCGTTTAAGCAGTCTCCGTGAACGTTTTTTTTATCATGTGAATGATAATCTTCTCCTGCCGCCGGGACAAAGCCGGGTAATTCGTTTTTTATCTGAATATGGAGCGATACGGCAGAATGAACTAGCGGAAAAGCTGGCGATCAGGCCGGGGTCTTTGAGTGAACTGCTAGGCAAATTAGTGAAAAATGAATATATAGAAAAAATTACATGTCTTGATGATAAAAGAAAAATTATAGTAAGACTAACAAAAAAGGGAAGGGAAACATCATTAATCTATCATGCAGCACATTTAAAATTTCTTAATAAAATGTTTGCAATACTTTCTGATACCGAGTTTGAGTCACTTTGTAAAATTTTGACTAAATTAGTAAAGTCATGGGAAATTTTATGCAAGACAGAATTAAAAAATAAATAA
- a CDS encoding GDSL-type esterase/lipase family protein: MKNIFLKRKIYLILICIMAVAAAVSMQGGWKRTQKRWNSDINDIGRGPDTPAYLSLHYRLRKMYFMIEPHKPRPIVFLGDSMTDEGNWERLFPGQNVVNRGIGGDTTLGVLNRLEQIIELNPPKIFLMIGTNDLCYNRSITKTVENYDRILYLLHKNLPDTKIYVESVFPFNDKIFPSVYLRTNKNIKLLNVQIKKLAAKYNDPYLDITRPFTGSDGRLPAQYTIDGLHFNEKGYKVWRNQIQKYVKS; this comes from the coding sequence ATGAAAAACATATTTTTAAAACGAAAAATATATCTTATTTTGATCTGTATAATGGCGGTGGCAGCGGCAGTTTCTATGCAGGGTGGATGGAAACGCACACAAAAAAGATGGAACTCAGACATTAACGACATCGGGCGTGGACCTGATACTCCGGCATATTTAAGTCTACATTACCGTCTTCGTAAAATGTATTTTATGATAGAACCACATAAACCGAGGCCAATTGTATTTTTAGGAGATAGTATGACAGATGAAGGGAACTGGGAAAGATTGTTTCCAGGACAGAATGTTGTAAATCGTGGCATTGGCGGTGATACTACACTGGGAGTTTTGAACAGATTGGAGCAGATTATAGAGCTGAATCCACCTAAGATATTTCTTATGATAGGAACTAATGATCTTTGTTATAATCGCTCTATAACAAAAACAGTAGAAAATTATGATCGTATTTTATACCTTTTGCACAAAAATCTGCCTGATACAAAAATATATGTAGAAAGTGTTTTTCCTTTTAACGATAAAATTTTTCCCTCAGTTTATTTGAGAACTAATAAGAATATTAAATTGTTGAATGTGCAGATAAAAAAACTGGCTGCTAAATATAATGATCCATATCTCGATATTACAAGACCATTTACAGGAAGTGATGGCAGGTTACCTGCTCAATATACTATAGACGGACTTCATTTTAATGAAAAGGGATATAAGGTTTGGCGTAATCAAATACAAAAATATGTAAAGTCATAA
- a CDS encoding MFS transporter, producing the protein MRNKYLYFLAGSHLCCDINSGALPALLPFFVSYYGMDYKAVAGLMFAASFLSSIVQPAFGYLADRVSRPWFMAFGVLLSGISLGMTGFMSNYWSIFAAVTCMGIGSAIFHPEAARFVNKVSGDKKGLGMSIFSVGGNGGFGIGPLMAVALVSFWGMQGTAVFTIISLFMGTALFFFMPKLKQAAETFFVQDKFCIEEGNTTSGKNDWHAFSRLTIVIVCRSIVFCAIQSFLPLYCIHILLQSNAVGSSTLTILALIGVATTLIGGVLADRFGYIRVIKYCMIALVFFLCAVLMSKNIIIVYLLLIPMGFAMYASYSSYVVLGQTYLAKNIGFASGVTLGLSFSVGGVVVPSLGWFADNYGLTAVMQLIVIIAILGAMATFFLPKVNKGV; encoded by the coding sequence ATGAGAAATAAATATTTATATTTTTTAGCAGGGTCACATTTGTGTTGTGATATCAATTCTGGTGCACTGCCGGCATTGCTGCCATTTTTTGTTTCGTATTATGGTATGGATTATAAAGCAGTGGCGGGCTTAATGTTTGCTGCTAGTTTTTTATCATCAATAGTACAGCCAGCCTTTGGTTATCTTGCCGATAGAGTTTCACGTCCCTGGTTCATGGCGTTTGGAGTTTTACTTAGTGGGATTTCTCTGGGTATGACAGGTTTTATGAGTAATTATTGGTCAATTTTTGCTGCTGTTACTTGTATGGGAATAGGCAGTGCTATTTTTCATCCTGAAGCAGCACGTTTTGTGAATAAAGTTTCTGGTGATAAAAAAGGATTGGGGATGAGTATTTTTTCTGTAGGGGGAAATGGTGGCTTTGGCATAGGACCACTTATGGCAGTTGCTTTAGTAAGTTTTTGGGGAATGCAGGGGACGGCTGTCTTTACAATTATTTCCCTATTCATGGGGACAGCACTGTTTTTCTTTATGCCTAAGCTGAAACAGGCTGCGGAAACATTTTTCGTACAGGATAAGTTCTGTATAGAAGAAGGCAACACTACATCAGGGAAAAATGACTGGCATGCATTTTCCCGTCTAACTATTGTTATTGTTTGCCGGTCAATAGTATTTTGTGCAATACAAAGTTTTTTACCACTTTACTGTATACATATTTTACTGCAGTCAAATGCAGTAGGGAGTTCTACACTTACTATACTTGCTCTTATTGGAGTAGCGACAACACTTATCGGTGGAGTGTTAGCTGATCGGTTTGGTTATATCAGAGTAATAAAATATTGCATGATTGCCCTAGTGTTTTTTTTGTGCGCGGTATTAATGAGCAAAAATATTATTATAGTTTATCTGCTGCTTATTCCTATGGGGTTTGCTATGTATGCTTCTTATAGTTCGTATGTTGTTTTAGGACAAACTTATTTAGCAAAAAATATTGGGTTTGCTTCTGGTGTTACATTGGGACTTTCTTTTAGTGTAGGAGGTGTTGTTGTCCCTTCATTGGGGTGGTTTGCTGATAATTATGGGTTAACAGCGGTTATGCAGCTTATTGTAATTATTGCCATATTAGGAGCAATGGCAACATTTTTTCTTCCTAAGGTAAATAAGGGTGTTTAG
- a CDS encoding ClC family H(+)/Cl(-) exchange transporter — protein sequence MVSKNSILKAASAFEDPRHFRLRLCLEGSFIGVITGIVVSAYRWILEGSDKLRPILYRYFTWDNWQYVVLYCLLMLLFSYLLYFIVKKEPLSSGSGIPQIKGILLGRMHMHWFSVLIAKFVGGVIAIGSGLSLGREGPSVQLGAALAQGVSRGRRRSRMEERFLLTSGACAGLAAAFNAPLAGIIFGFEELYRNFSPIVLMGTAAASVAATAMIDIFLGGSTVFHIGNLHILPLHMYGLLMLLGVFIGFLGYGFNYLLFWMMDWFDKQKILKKMWKPALPLFLAVVLGFVLPQVLGGGNQLVDVLVREHYGILFLIVLYLGKFIFTTLSFGSGVPGGIFLPMLVLGAVAGSVFSYAALSLGLIDSIYAANFIVFAMAAYFAAVVKAPITGSILIMEMTGSFQHMLALIFVSMTAYVVMDMIGGQAVYDALLSRSLKKNKKVKEALSYKRVILERVVGNGSFADTKCIKSIEWPKHSLVINIKRGEEEFVPDGETRLQAGDYLYILAYNNQIETLQNLLAEKELTH from the coding sequence ATGGTGAGTAAAAATAGTATATTAAAGGCAGCAAGCGCATTTGAAGACCCTCGTCATTTTAGGTTAAGACTGTGCCTTGAGGGAAGCTTTATAGGAGTAATTACTGGAATTGTCGTATCAGCATATAGATGGATATTAGAAGGTTCCGATAAGTTGCGGCCGATATTATATCGGTATTTTACATGGGATAATTGGCAGTATGTTGTTTTATATTGTTTACTCATGTTGTTGTTTTCCTATTTATTGTATTTTATAGTAAAAAAGGAACCTCTTTCTTCTGGTAGTGGTATTCCGCAGATAAAAGGAATACTTCTTGGGCGTATGCATATGCATTGGTTCAGTGTGTTGATAGCTAAATTTGTAGGGGGCGTTATAGCTATTGGCTCAGGTCTTTCACTAGGACGTGAGGGCCCTAGTGTGCAGTTAGGCGCAGCATTAGCACAGGGCGTAAGTAGGGGAAGAAGACGTTCGCGCATGGAGGAACGTTTTTTATTGACAAGTGGAGCTTGTGCAGGCTTGGCTGCCGCATTTAATGCTCCATTGGCGGGGATTATATTTGGTTTTGAAGAATTATACAGAAATTTTTCTCCCATAGTTCTTATGGGAACAGCAGCCGCATCTGTTGCTGCTACAGCAATGATAGATATATTTTTAGGTGGCAGTACAGTTTTTCATATTGGAAATTTACATATTTTGCCACTGCATATGTATGGGTTGTTGATGTTGTTAGGGGTTTTTATTGGTTTTTTAGGATATGGTTTTAATTATTTATTGTTTTGGATGATGGATTGGTTTGATAAGCAAAAAATATTGAAAAAAATGTGGAAACCAGCACTGCCCTTATTTTTAGCTGTTGTTTTGGGGTTTGTACTGCCTCAGGTTTTAGGCGGTGGGAACCAGTTAGTAGATGTTTTAGTACGTGAACACTATGGAATACTGTTTTTAATCGTTTTATATTTAGGTAAATTTATTTTTACAACGTTATCATTTGGTTCGGGCGTTCCAGGCGGAATTTTTCTTCCTATGCTTGTTTTAGGTGCAGTAGCTGGTAGTGTTTTTAGCTATGCAGCTTTATCATTAGGACTTATAGATTCTATTTATGCAGCTAATTTTATAGTATTTGCTATGGCAGCATATTTTGCTGCAGTGGTAAAAGCACCTATAACGGGAAGTATACTTATAATGGAAATGACTGGTTCCTTCCAGCATATGCTGGCCTTGATTTTTGTGTCTATGACAGCATATGTAGTAATGGATATGATAGGTGGGCAGGCTGTTTATGATGCGCTTTTAAGCCGTTCCTTGAAGAAAAATAAAAAAGTAAAAGAAGCACTTAGTTATAAACGAGTGATACTAGAAAGAGTTGTCGGTAATGGGAGCTTTGCTGATACAAAGTGTATAAAATCTATTGAATGGCCAAAACACAGTTTGGTAATTAACATTAAACGTGGTGAAGAAGAATTCGTTCCAGATGGAGAAACAAGATTGCAGGCAGGGGATTATTTATATATACTAGCATATAATAATCAGATAGAAACATTGCAGAATTTATTGGCAGAAAAAGAGCTTACACATTAA
- a CDS encoding TetR/AcrR family transcriptional regulator has translation MRNKLTTEILVKTAAHIADNDGLDTVTLTKIAEKLNIKKQSLYNHIDSLAHLKCELVIYANLHLKQYLVEAAIGKSKDDAVLNIAEAYRQFAHHFPGQYQAIISIAWECKSNDKFKAATVNLMDVLSKVFSQYDNLHDENLIHAVRGLRSVMHGFVSLETSGWFHNPVDKEKSYLLLIQAFINGISSINDKNI, from the coding sequence ATGCGCAATAAATTAACTACAGAAATATTGGTAAAAACAGCTGCCCACATAGCCGATAATGATGGACTTGATACTGTAACCTTAACCAAAATTGCTGAAAAATTGAATATAAAAAAACAATCATTATATAATCATATCGACAGTCTAGCTCACTTAAAATGTGAGCTCGTTATTTATGCCAATCTGCATTTAAAACAGTATCTTGTTGAAGCTGCTATTGGTAAATCCAAGGATGATGCCGTTTTAAACATTGCTGAAGCATATAGGCAATTTGCTCACCATTTTCCTGGACAATATCAAGCTATTATTTCCATCGCCTGGGAATGTAAAAGTAATGATAAGTTTAAAGCTGCTACCGTAAATCTCATGGATGTATTATCTAAAGTTTTTTCCCAGTATGATAATCTCCACGATGAAAATCTTATTCATGCAGTAAGAGGATTGCGTAGCGTTATGCATGGTTTTGTTTCCCTCGAAACATCCGGCTGGTTTCACAATCCTGTCGATAAAGAAAAAAGCTATCTATTATTAATTCAGGCATTTATTAACGGTATTTCTTCTATTAATGATAAAAATATTTAA